From Saccharothrix espanaensis DSM 44229, the proteins below share one genomic window:
- a CDS encoding S8 family peptidase, translated as MRHPTLPGRILGLGLAATAAVAVAVVLPGAATAAPEGPIVAESAPNAVPDNYIVVLKNDRLAGAAVRGEADTLVDRYGGKIGFTYRAAVKGFSATMSAKQAKRLAADPAVAYVEQDRTVGLLTDQNNPPSWGLDRIDQDSLPLNQKYSYSTEASNVTAYVIDTGINYNHSDFGGRASFGFDAFSDGQNGKDCQGHGTHVSGTVGGATFGVAKKVKLKAVRVLNCQGSGSVSTEAAGVDWVTANAVKPAVANMSLYTGTANEPSRVLDDAVRASVRSGVSYVVAAGNFNDDSCKYSPQRVTETINVAATANTDARASFSSYGTCSDLFAPGQNIVSASYSNNTGSATMSGTSMASPHVAGAVALYLADNPAKTPAEVHTAITTQAVTGKVTNPGTGTPNRLLRVNKGTVGGVTVANPGTQNTPLGAGANLQLAASGGTAPYTWSATGLPPGLSIGASNGVVSGTATTPGAYTVTATATASAGGAGSTTFTWNVVGEGCQPQTNGTDVAIPDLGAAVTSSVTFTACGGNASAASKVEVHIKHTYRGDVTIDLVAPDGTAYRLKNSSGSDSADNIDTTYTADLSSEARDGVWKLSVRDVARADVGTIDTWTLTL; from the coding sequence ATGAGACACCCCACCCTGCCCGGACGAATCCTCGGCCTCGGTCTGGCGGCCACCGCCGCCGTCGCGGTCGCGGTCGTCCTGCCCGGCGCGGCCACCGCCGCACCGGAGGGCCCGATCGTCGCGGAGAGCGCGCCGAACGCGGTTCCGGACAACTACATCGTCGTGCTGAAGAACGACCGGCTGGCGGGCGCCGCCGTGCGCGGCGAGGCCGACACGCTGGTCGACCGGTACGGCGGCAAGATCGGCTTCACCTACCGCGCGGCGGTGAAGGGCTTCTCCGCCACCATGTCGGCCAAGCAGGCCAAGCGCCTGGCCGCCGACCCCGCCGTGGCGTACGTGGAGCAGGACCGCACCGTCGGGCTGCTGACCGACCAGAACAACCCGCCGTCGTGGGGGCTGGACCGGATCGACCAGGACTCCCTGCCGCTCAACCAGAAGTACAGCTACTCCACCGAGGCGTCGAACGTCACCGCGTACGTCATCGACACCGGCATCAACTACAACCACTCCGACTTCGGCGGCCGCGCCTCGTTCGGCTTCGACGCCTTCTCCGACGGCCAGAACGGCAAGGACTGCCAGGGCCACGGCACGCACGTGTCCGGCACGGTCGGCGGCGCCACCTTCGGCGTGGCCAAGAAGGTCAAGCTCAAGGCCGTCCGGGTGCTCAACTGCCAGGGCAGCGGCTCGGTGTCCACCGAGGCGGCGGGCGTCGACTGGGTGACCGCGAACGCCGTCAAGCCGGCCGTGGCGAACATGAGCCTCTACACCGGCACCGCCAACGAGCCCAGCCGCGTGCTCGACGACGCGGTGCGCGCGTCGGTCCGCTCCGGCGTCTCCTACGTCGTGGCCGCCGGGAACTTCAACGACGACAGCTGCAAGTACTCCCCGCAGCGGGTCACCGAGACGATCAACGTCGCCGCGACCGCGAACACCGACGCGCGGGCGTCGTTCTCCAGCTACGGCACGTGCAGCGACCTGTTCGCGCCCGGCCAGAACATCGTCTCCGCGTCGTACAGCAACAACACGGGCTCGGCGACGATGAGCGGCACGTCCATGGCCTCGCCGCACGTGGCGGGCGCGGTCGCGCTGTACCTGGCGGACAACCCGGCCAAGACCCCGGCGGAGGTGCACACCGCCATCACCACCCAGGCCGTCACCGGCAAGGTCACCAACCCCGGCACCGGCACCCCCAACCGCCTGCTGCGCGTCAACAAGGGCACCGTGGGCGGCGTGACCGTGGCCAACCCCGGCACCCAGAACACGCCGCTGGGCGCGGGCGCGAACCTCCAGCTCGCGGCTTCCGGCGGCACCGCGCCGTACACCTGGTCGGCCACCGGCCTGCCCCCCGGCCTGTCCATCGGCGCGTCCAACGGTGTCGTCAGCGGCACCGCCACCACGCCCGGCGCGTACACCGTGACGGCCACCGCGACCGCGTCGGCCGGCGGCGCGGGCAGCACCACCTTCACCTGGAACGTGGTCGGCGAGGGCTGCCAGCCGCAGACCAACGGCACCGACGTGGCCATCCCGGACCTCGGCGCGGCGGTGACCAGCTCGGTGACCTTCACCGCCTGCGGCGGCAACGCGTCGGCGGCGAGCAAGGTCGAGGTGCACATCAAGCACACCTACCGGGGCGACGTGACGATCGACCTGGTCGCGCCGGACGGCACGGCGTACCGGTTGAAGAACTCCAGCGGGTCGGACAGCGCCGACAACATCGACACGACCTACACGGCGGACCTGTCGTCCGAGGCGCGTGACGGTGTGTGGAAGCTCAGCGTGCGGGACGTGGCGCGGGCGGACGTCGGCACGATCGACACGTGGACCTTGACGCTGTAG
- a CDS encoding helix-turn-helix transcriptional regulator — protein MFLLEPVGLGRRDNDVYLALLELRRATAVELAEHVGESPAAVRACLATLVGAGLVHQLGYAPAAYLIVAPDEALAALIQRRRGDLARMQVHAEELAQRLRSGPPRTGSPVELVEGEDAVIASVTRLQAQARKEVLAVDAPPYLGGQWNPNDFEITQLAVGVEYRFVYSADSLSTPMHVANMRRCVEAGEQARVLPDASMKMLIVDRHTALMPASYQDPDPAVRLLVRESALIDVLVCGFEQMWQRATPVLSEAVLSEAVLTGTGQPTAVADRPVPSARDGELLALLASGMKDRSIARALGVTERTVGRRVTELMTELGAQSRFQAGLLASRKGWI, from the coding sequence ATGTTCCTGTTGGAACCGGTCGGCCTGGGTCGGCGGGACAACGACGTCTACCTCGCCCTGCTGGAGCTGCGCCGCGCGACCGCGGTCGAACTGGCCGAGCACGTCGGCGAGTCGCCGGCGGCGGTCCGCGCCTGCCTGGCCACGCTGGTCGGCGCGGGTCTGGTGCACCAGCTGGGCTACGCGCCCGCCGCCTACCTGATCGTCGCGCCGGACGAGGCGCTGGCCGCGCTGATCCAGCGCCGGCGCGGCGACCTGGCCCGGATGCAGGTGCACGCCGAGGAGCTGGCGCAGCGGCTGCGGTCCGGACCGCCGCGCACCGGCTCGCCGGTGGAGCTGGTGGAGGGCGAGGACGCGGTGATCGCGTCGGTGACGAGGTTGCAGGCGCAGGCCCGCAAGGAGGTGCTGGCGGTCGACGCGCCGCCGTACCTGGGCGGACAGTGGAACCCCAACGACTTCGAGATCACCCAGCTGGCGGTCGGCGTCGAGTACCGGTTCGTGTACTCCGCCGACTCGCTGTCCACCCCGATGCACGTGGCCAACATGCGGCGCTGCGTGGAGGCCGGCGAGCAGGCCCGGGTGCTGCCGGACGCGTCGATGAAGATGCTGATCGTGGACCGGCACACCGCGCTGATGCCCGCGTCCTACCAGGACCCGGACCCGGCGGTGCGGCTGCTGGTGCGCGAGTCGGCGCTGATCGACGTGCTGGTGTGCGGTTTCGAGCAGATGTGGCAGCGGGCCACGCCGGTGCTGTCGGAGGCGGTGCTGTCGGAGGCGGTGCTGACCGGGACGGGGCAGCCGACGGCGGTGGCGGACCGGCCGGTGCCCTCCGCCCGGGACGGCGAGCTGCTGGCGCTGCTGGCCTCCGGCATGAAGGACCGGTCGATCGCGCGGGCGCTGGGCGTGACCGAGCGGACGGTGGGCCGGCGGGTCACCGAGCTGATGACCGAACTCGGCGCGCAGTCCCGGTTCCAGGCCGGGCTGCTCGCCTCCCGGAAGGGCTGGATCTGA
- a CDS encoding RNA polymerase sigma factor: MTEPVDTPDDLARLYDRHARPLHGYLARRVGSEAADDLVAEAFLVLWEQRHTFDPSRAGARAWLYGIATNLLRHHARSEVRRMRAWARHGWPSRSRRCGRRSATCCCWWRGRT, encoded by the coding sequence GTGACCGAGCCCGTGGACACCCCGGATGACCTGGCTCGACTGTACGACCGGCACGCCCGCCCGCTGCACGGCTACCTGGCCCGCCGGGTCGGTTCCGAAGCGGCGGACGACCTCGTGGCGGAGGCGTTCCTGGTGCTGTGGGAGCAGCGTCACACCTTCGACCCGAGCCGGGCCGGGGCCCGCGCGTGGCTGTACGGGATCGCGACGAACCTGCTGCGCCACCACGCCCGCTCCGAGGTGCGCCGGATGCGGGCGTGGGCCCGGCACGGCTGGCCGAGTCGATCGCGGCGCTGCGGGCGGCGGAGCGCGACGTGCTGCTGCTGGTGGCGTGGGCGGACCTGA
- a CDS encoding L-threonylcarbamoyladenylate synthase — MARYFDVHPVNPQRRTIDAAVQLIKSDGLIAYPTDSCYALGCQLGNKDGLDRIRQIRHLDDRHHFTIMCRDFAQLGQFVHVDNSVFRAIKAATPGSYTFILPATREVPRRLLHPKKKTVGARIPEHVVAQALLAELGEPLVSSTLLLPDQAEPLVQGWEIKERLDNVVDAVLDSGECGTEPTTVIDFSDGEPEIVRRGAGDPSRFE, encoded by the coding sequence ATGGCGAGGTACTTCGACGTGCACCCGGTCAACCCGCAGCGCCGGACGATCGACGCGGCCGTGCAGCTGATCAAGTCGGACGGCCTCATCGCCTACCCGACGGACTCCTGCTACGCGCTGGGCTGCCAACTGGGCAACAAGGACGGCCTGGACCGGATCCGGCAGATCCGCCACCTCGACGACCGGCACCACTTCACCATCATGTGCCGCGACTTCGCGCAGCTCGGCCAGTTCGTGCACGTGGACAACTCGGTGTTCCGGGCGATCAAGGCCGCGACGCCGGGCAGCTACACGTTCATCCTCCCGGCGACCCGCGAGGTCCCCCGCCGGCTGCTGCACCCGAAGAAGAAGACGGTCGGCGCGCGGATCCCGGAGCACGTCGTCGCGCAGGCGCTGCTGGCGGAACTCGGCGAGCCGCTGGTGTCCAGCACGCTGCTGCTGCCCGACCAGGCCGAGCCGCTGGTGCAGGGCTGGGAGATCAAGGAGCGGCTGGACAACGTGGTGGACGCGGTCCTGGACTCCGGCGAGTGCGGCACCGAGCCCACCACGGTCATCGACTTCTCCGACGGCGAGCCGGAGATCGTCCGCCGCGGCGCGGGCGACCCCAGCCGCTTCGAGTGA
- a CDS encoding Gfo/Idh/MocA family oxidoreductase, producing the protein MLSRNDIAFVHIATQWEFHYAQGRDAMPADKHVAVELPIATEPHEL; encoded by the coding sequence TTGTTGTCCCGCAACGACATTGCCTTCGTCCACATCGCCACGCAGTGGGAGTTCCACTACGCCCAGGGCCGGGACGCGATGCCGGCGGACAAGCACGTCGCGGTGGAACTGCCGATCGCAACTGAGCCGCACGAGCTGTGA
- a CDS encoding Rossmann-fold NAD(P)-binding domain-containing protein gives MLLRALPHRVDGGSVTLTAGTFAGHLPGGISETLGALGLAGTGTPAAVAARTYRDSVDGTATGRDLVPAG, from the coding sequence TTGCTGCTCCGGGCGCTGCCGCACCGGGTCGACGGTGGCTCGGTCACGTTGACCGCCGGCACGTTCGCCGGGCACCTCCCCGGCGGGATCAGCGAGACGCTCGGCGCGCTCGGCCTCGCCGGTACCGGCACCCCGGCCGCCGTCGCCGCCCGCACCTACCGGGACAGCGTCGACGGCACGGCGACCGGCCGCGACCTGGTGCCGGCGGGCTGA